One stretch of Lemur catta isolate mLemCat1 chromosome 2, mLemCat1.pri, whole genome shotgun sequence DNA includes these proteins:
- the GLYR1 gene encoding putative oxidoreductase GLYR1 isoform X1, protein MAAVSLRLGDLVWGKLGRYPPWPGKIVNPPKDLKKPRGKKCFFVKFFGTEDHAWIKVEQLKPYHAHKEEMIKINKGKRFQQAVDAVEEFLRRAKGKDQTSSHNSADDKNRRNSSEERSRPNSGDEKRKLSLSEGKVKKNVGEGKKRVSSGSSERGSKSPLKRAQEQSPRKRGRPPKDEKDLTIPESSTVKGMMAGPMAAFKWQPTASEPVKDADPHFHHFLLSQTEKPAVCYQAITKKLKICEEETGSTSIQAADSTAVNGSITPTDKKIGFLGLGLMGSGIVSNLLKMGHTVTVWNRTAEKCDLFIQEGARLGRTPAEVVSTCDITFACVSDPKAAKDLVLGPSGVLQGIRPGKCYVDMSTVDADTVTELAQVIVSRGGRFLEAPVSGNQQLSNDGMLVILAAGDRGLYEDCSSCFQAMGKTSFFLGEVGNAAKMMLIVNMVQGSFMATIAEGLTLAQVTGQSQQTLLDILNQGQLASIFLDQKCQNILQGNFKPDFYLKYIQKDLRLAIALGDAVNHPTPMAAAANEVYKRAKALDQSDNDMSAVYRAYIH, encoded by the exons TGCCTGGATCAAAGTGGAACAGCTAAAGCCATATCATGCTCACAAAGAGGAAATGATAAAGATTAACAAGGGTAAACGATTCCAGCAAGCTGTGGATGCCGTGGAAGAGTTCCTCAGGAGAGCCAAAGGGAAAGACCAG ACATCATCCCACAATTCTGCTGATGACAAGAATCGGCGTAATTCCAGTGAGGAGAGAAGTAGGCCAAACTCAGGTGATGAGAAGCGCAAGCTTAGCCTGTCTGAAGGGAAGGTGAAGAAGAAcgtgggagaaggaaagaagagggtgTCTTCAGGCTCTTCAGAGCGAGGCTCCAAATCCCCTCTGAAAAGAGCCCAAGAGCAGAGTCCCCGGAAGCGGGGTCGGCCCCCAAAGGATGAGAAG GATCTCACCATCCCTGAGTCCAGTACCGTCAAGGGGATGATGGCCGGACCAATGGCGGCATTTAAGTGGCAGCCGACTGCCAGTGAG CCTGTTAAAGATGCAGATCCTCATTTCCATCATTTCCTGCTGAGCCAAACAGAGAAG CCAGCTGTCTGTTACCAGGCAAtcacaaagaaattgaaaatatgtgAAGAG GAAACTGGTTCCACCTCCATCCAGGCAGCTGACAGCACAGCCGTGAATGGCAGCATCACACCCACAGACAAAAA GATAGGATTTCTGGGCCTTGGCCTCATGGGAAGTGGCATCGTCTCCAACTTGCTAAAAATGGGTCACACGGTCACTGTCTGGAACCGCACTGCAGAGAAA TGTGATTTGTTCATCCAGGAGGGGGCCCGCCTAGGAAGAACCCCCGCTGAAGTTGTTTCAACTTGTGACATCACTTTCGCCTGTGTGTCGGATCCCAAGGCAGCCAAGGAC CTGGTGCTGGGCCCCAGTGGTGTGCTGCAAGGGATCCGCCCTGGAAAGTGCTACGTGGACATGTCAACGGTGGACGCTGACACGGTCACCGAGCTGGCCCAG GTGATTGTATCCAGGGGGGGCCGCTTTCTGGAAGCACCAGTCTCAGGGAATCAGCAGCTGTCTAATGACGGGATGTTGGTGATCTTAGCAGCTGGAGATAGGGGCTTGTACGAGGACTGCAGCAGCTGCTTCCAGGCAATGGGGAAGACCTCCTTCTTTCTAG GTGAAGTTGGCAACGCAGCCAAGATGATGCTGATTGTGAACATGGTCCAAGGGAGCTTCATGGCCACCATCGCTGAGGGGCTGACCCTGGCCCAGGTGACAGGCCAGTCCCAGCAGACACTCTTGGACATCCTCAATCAAGGACAGTTGGCCAGCATCTTTCTGGACCAGAAGTGCCAAA ATATCCTGCAAGGAAACTTTAAGCCTGATTTCTACCTGAAATACATTCAGAAGGATTTGCGCTTGGCCATTGCGCTGGGCGATGCCGTCAACCATCCAACTCCCATGGCAGCTGCAGCCAACGAG gtgtACAAAAGAGCCAAGGCATTGGACCAGTCTGACAACGATATGTCTGCCGTGTACCGAGCCTACATACACTAA
- the GLYR1 gene encoding putative oxidoreductase GLYR1 isoform X3, translated as MAAVSLRLGDLVWGKLGRYPPWPGKIVNPPKDLKKPRGKKCFFVKFFGTEDHAWIKVEQLKPYHAHKEEMIKINKGKRFQQAVDAVEEFLRRAKGKDQTSSHNSADDKNRRNSSEERSRPNSGDEKRKLSLSEGKVKKNVGEGKKRVSSGSSERGSKSPLKRAQEQSPRKRGRPPKDEKDLTIPESSTVKGMMAGPMAAFKWQPTASEPVKDADPHFHHFLLSQTEKPAVCYQAITKKLKICEEETGSTSIQAADSTAVNGSITPTDKKIGFLGLGLMGSGIVSNLLKMGHTVTVWNRTAEKEGARLGRTPAEVVSTCDITFACVSDPKAAKDLVLGPSGVLQGIRPGKCYVDMSTVDADTVTELAQVIVSRGGRFLEAPVSGNQQLSNDGMLVILAAGDRGLYEDCSSCFQAMGKTSFFLGEVGNAAKMMLIVNMVQGSFMATIAEGLTLAQVTGQSQQTLLDILNQGQLASIFLDQKCQNILQGNFKPDFYLKYIQKDLRLAIALGDAVNHPTPMAAAANEVYKRAKALDQSDNDMSAVYRAYIH; from the exons TGCCTGGATCAAAGTGGAACAGCTAAAGCCATATCATGCTCACAAAGAGGAAATGATAAAGATTAACAAGGGTAAACGATTCCAGCAAGCTGTGGATGCCGTGGAAGAGTTCCTCAGGAGAGCCAAAGGGAAAGACCAG ACATCATCCCACAATTCTGCTGATGACAAGAATCGGCGTAATTCCAGTGAGGAGAGAAGTAGGCCAAACTCAGGTGATGAGAAGCGCAAGCTTAGCCTGTCTGAAGGGAAGGTGAAGAAGAAcgtgggagaaggaaagaagagggtgTCTTCAGGCTCTTCAGAGCGAGGCTCCAAATCCCCTCTGAAAAGAGCCCAAGAGCAGAGTCCCCGGAAGCGGGGTCGGCCCCCAAAGGATGAGAAG GATCTCACCATCCCTGAGTCCAGTACCGTCAAGGGGATGATGGCCGGACCAATGGCGGCATTTAAGTGGCAGCCGACTGCCAGTGAG CCTGTTAAAGATGCAGATCCTCATTTCCATCATTTCCTGCTGAGCCAAACAGAGAAG CCAGCTGTCTGTTACCAGGCAAtcacaaagaaattgaaaatatgtgAAGAG GAAACTGGTTCCACCTCCATCCAGGCAGCTGACAGCACAGCCGTGAATGGCAGCATCACACCCACAGACAAAAA GATAGGATTTCTGGGCCTTGGCCTCATGGGAAGTGGCATCGTCTCCAACTTGCTAAAAATGGGTCACACGGTCACTGTCTGGAACCGCACTGCAGAGAAA GAGGGGGCCCGCCTAGGAAGAACCCCCGCTGAAGTTGTTTCAACTTGTGACATCACTTTCGCCTGTGTGTCGGATCCCAAGGCAGCCAAGGAC CTGGTGCTGGGCCCCAGTGGTGTGCTGCAAGGGATCCGCCCTGGAAAGTGCTACGTGGACATGTCAACGGTGGACGCTGACACGGTCACCGAGCTGGCCCAG GTGATTGTATCCAGGGGGGGCCGCTTTCTGGAAGCACCAGTCTCAGGGAATCAGCAGCTGTCTAATGACGGGATGTTGGTGATCTTAGCAGCTGGAGATAGGGGCTTGTACGAGGACTGCAGCAGCTGCTTCCAGGCAATGGGGAAGACCTCCTTCTTTCTAG GTGAAGTTGGCAACGCAGCCAAGATGATGCTGATTGTGAACATGGTCCAAGGGAGCTTCATGGCCACCATCGCTGAGGGGCTGACCCTGGCCCAGGTGACAGGCCAGTCCCAGCAGACACTCTTGGACATCCTCAATCAAGGACAGTTGGCCAGCATCTTTCTGGACCAGAAGTGCCAAA ATATCCTGCAAGGAAACTTTAAGCCTGATTTCTACCTGAAATACATTCAGAAGGATTTGCGCTTGGCCATTGCGCTGGGCGATGCCGTCAACCATCCAACTCCCATGGCAGCTGCAGCCAACGAG gtgtACAAAAGAGCCAAGGCATTGGACCAGTCTGACAACGATATGTCTGCCGTGTACCGAGCCTACATACACTAA
- the GLYR1 gene encoding putative oxidoreductase GLYR1 isoform X2 — protein sequence MAAVSLRLGDLVWGKLGRYPPWPGKIVNPPKDLKKPRGKKCFFVKFFGTEDHAWIKVEQLKPYHAHKEEMIKINKGKRFQQAVDAVEEFLRRAKGKDQTSSHNSADDKNRRNSSEERSRPNSGDEKRKLSLSEGKVKKNVGEGKKRVSSGSSERGSKSPLKRAQEQSPRKRGRPPKDEKDLTIPESSTVKGMMAGPMAAFKWQPTASEPVKDADPHFHHFLLSQTEKPAVCYQAITKKLKICEEETGSTSIQAADSTAVNGSITPTDKKIGFLGLGLMGSGIVSNLLKMGHTVTVWNRTAEKCDATEHAAVKCDLFIQEGARLGRTPAEVVSTCDITFACVSDPKAAKDLVLGPSGVLQGIRPGKCYVDMSTVDADTVTELAQVIVSRGGRFLEAPVSGNQQLSNDGMLVILAAGDRGLYEDCSSCFQAMGKTSFFLGEVGNAAKMMLIVNMVQGSFMATIAEGLTLAQVTGQSQQTLLDILNQGQLASIFLDQKCQNILQGNFKPDFYLKYIQKDLRLAIALGDAVNHPTPMAAAANEVYKRAKALDQSDNDMSAVYRAYIH from the exons TGCCTGGATCAAAGTGGAACAGCTAAAGCCATATCATGCTCACAAAGAGGAAATGATAAAGATTAACAAGGGTAAACGATTCCAGCAAGCTGTGGATGCCGTGGAAGAGTTCCTCAGGAGAGCCAAAGGGAAAGACCAG ACATCATCCCACAATTCTGCTGATGACAAGAATCGGCGTAATTCCAGTGAGGAGAGAAGTAGGCCAAACTCAGGTGATGAGAAGCGCAAGCTTAGCCTGTCTGAAGGGAAGGTGAAGAAGAAcgtgggagaaggaaagaagagggtgTCTTCAGGCTCTTCAGAGCGAGGCTCCAAATCCCCTCTGAAAAGAGCCCAAGAGCAGAGTCCCCGGAAGCGGGGTCGGCCCCCAAAGGATGAGAAG GATCTCACCATCCCTGAGTCCAGTACCGTCAAGGGGATGATGGCCGGACCAATGGCGGCATTTAAGTGGCAGCCGACTGCCAGTGAG CCTGTTAAAGATGCAGATCCTCATTTCCATCATTTCCTGCTGAGCCAAACAGAGAAG CCAGCTGTCTGTTACCAGGCAAtcacaaagaaattgaaaatatgtgAAGAG GAAACTGGTTCCACCTCCATCCAGGCAGCTGACAGCACAGCCGTGAATGGCAGCATCACACCCACAGACAAAAA GATAGGATTTCTGGGCCTTGGCCTCATGGGAAGTGGCATCGTCTCCAACTTGCTAAAAATGGGTCACACGGTCACTGTCTGGAACCGCACTGCAGAGAAA TGTGATGCGACGGAGCATGCTGCAGTGAAG TGTGATTTGTTCATCCAGGAGGGGGCCCGCCTAGGAAGAACCCCCGCTGAAGTTGTTTCAACTTGTGACATCACTTTCGCCTGTGTGTCGGATCCCAAGGCAGCCAAGGAC CTGGTGCTGGGCCCCAGTGGTGTGCTGCAAGGGATCCGCCCTGGAAAGTGCTACGTGGACATGTCAACGGTGGACGCTGACACGGTCACCGAGCTGGCCCAG GTGATTGTATCCAGGGGGGGCCGCTTTCTGGAAGCACCAGTCTCAGGGAATCAGCAGCTGTCTAATGACGGGATGTTGGTGATCTTAGCAGCTGGAGATAGGGGCTTGTACGAGGACTGCAGCAGCTGCTTCCAGGCAATGGGGAAGACCTCCTTCTTTCTAG GTGAAGTTGGCAACGCAGCCAAGATGATGCTGATTGTGAACATGGTCCAAGGGAGCTTCATGGCCACCATCGCTGAGGGGCTGACCCTGGCCCAGGTGACAGGCCAGTCCCAGCAGACACTCTTGGACATCCTCAATCAAGGACAGTTGGCCAGCATCTTTCTGGACCAGAAGTGCCAAA ATATCCTGCAAGGAAACTTTAAGCCTGATTTCTACCTGAAATACATTCAGAAGGATTTGCGCTTGGCCATTGCGCTGGGCGATGCCGTCAACCATCCAACTCCCATGGCAGCTGCAGCCAACGAG gtgtACAAAAGAGCCAAGGCATTGGACCAGTCTGACAACGATATGTCTGCCGTGTACCGAGCCTACATACACTAA